The Lucilia cuprina isolate Lc7/37 chromosome 5, ASM2204524v1, whole genome shotgun sequence genome includes a window with the following:
- the LOC111687916 gene encoding uncharacterized protein LOC111687916 isoform X2, with translation MANDSKQMNEMETLFVGFPTENSVSFIDNSNHQDVGKNFNDLKNKNLLNENIFCFEDDPNETYIPTSEIRFMDSTESFQNFYAKPKTDELACVLNNNDQQQNSLSLKVLSNFETQNSVDKTEIVKNYLESCCTTSYHQSPEYNCQHSHYQFGCPTNNSKMETAMKTVSVSTDSNPSLKSTCLDTTEAKLVAKFKTRDYLIMQAVSVPPPIPSTANLPLEKYGKPSMDTVRMQKILETFKEDLYATKFPEMSNFIKLSGQVPIKQQQGKNETETRSLKKEDKNYFLITKLVNAHRAVYSPPNPPIAPVNNLHLLPQPQSPQQEPPLPQFQTVPCSSVYAQELLQNQKRRLSLKAVPACELNIPRQPIQCPESNCHKIIFVSDFNKHLVVDHNHLPMERIIPYQCKNFFLDARLAHCGTSKCHLLYLMQNKITDLGSSEYKDFLPVLVMTTRISLNEMCGLKDRPSTMEFFLVWITGIAPEEFPVFVSLTIWCRSGRVPSYHTVYSGEMYSIRESQRALDVWQSGRMILLSSHEIDKLTNGGQEMLNLQLSVH, from the exons ATGGCAAACGACTCGAAACAGATGAATGAAATGGAAACATTATTTGTAGGTTTTCCAACAGAAAATTCAGTTTCTTTTATTGACAACTCGAATCATCAAGATGTCGGAAAGAactttaatgatttaaaaaataaaaatttattaaatgaaaatatattttgttttgaagac GATCCTAATGAAACTTATATACCAACATCTGAAATTCGTTTTATGGATTCCActgaaagttttcaaaatttctatgcCAAACCAAAAACCGACGAACTGGCTTGTGTATTAAACAACAATGACCAACAACAGAATTCTCTATCATTGaaagttttaagtaattttgaaaCTCAGAACTCTGTTGATAAAACAGAAATTGTTAAGAATTATTTAGAAAGTTGTTGTACAACATCATACCACCAGTCACCAGAGTACAACTGTCAACATTCCCATTATCAGTTTGGTTGTCCaacaaacaattcaaaaatGGAAACAGCAATGAAAACCGTAAGTGTATCAACCGATTCAAATCCAAGCCTAAAATCAACATGTTTAGACACAACAGAAGCTAAATTGGTCGCTAAATTTAAAACACGAGATTATTTAATTATGCAAGCAGTGAGTGTTCCTCCTCCCATTCCGAGTACAGCCAATTTGCCATTAGAAAAATATGGTAAACCAAGTATGGATACAGTACGAATGCAAAAAATTCTGGAAACTTTTAAGGAGGATCTATATGCAACAAAATTTCCcgaaatgtcaaattttattaaactttcagGACAAGTTCCAATAAAGCAACAACAAGGGAAGAATGAAACTGAAACACGAAGTTTAAAAAAGgaagataaaaattattttttaattacaaaattagtTAATGCACATAGGGCTGTTTATAGTCCTCCAAATCCACCAATAGCTCCAGTTAATAATTTACACTTGCTACCGCAACCGCAATCACCTCAACAAGAACCGCCTTTGCCACAGTTTCAAACAGTGCCCTGTTCCTCCGTTTATGCGCAAGAACTTCTCCAAAATCAAAAAAGGCGTTTAAGTCTTAAAGCAGTTCCAGCTTGTGAACTTAATATACCACGACAACCGATACAGTGTCCTGAATcaaattgtcataaaattatatttgtatcgGATTTCAATAAACATTTGGTCGTTGATCACAACCATCTGCCCATGGAACGCATAATTCCCTATCAgtgcaaaaatttctttttagatGCACGTTTAGCCCACTGTGGTACTAGTAAATgccatttattgtatttaatgcaaaataaaattaccGATTTGGGAAGCAGTGAATATAAGGACTTTCTTCCCGTACTGGTCATGACCACACGAATTTCCCTTAATGAAATGTGTGGTTTAAAAGATCGACCATCCACCATGGAATTTTTTCTCGTATGGATTACGGGAATTGCTCCTGAAGAATTTCCCGTATTTGTATCATTAACTATTTGGTGTAGATCAGGCAGGGTGCCCTCATACCATACTGTGTATTCCGGAGAAATGTATTCTATTCGGGAATCTCAACGGGCCTTAGATGTTTGGCAAAGTGGCCGTATGATTTTATTATCCAGCCATGAAATTGATAAATTAACTAATGGTGGCCaggaaatgttaaatttacaaCTGAGTGTTCACTGA
- the LOC111687916 gene encoding uncharacterized protein LOC111687916 isoform X1 — protein MDCSTCKINKISPEINPFGGYFCSNEHLQCNECNTLSKGHCGLCNASTKFVQMNFKSSDEAQHNTSQLNSRETIKKNVMANDSKQMNEMETLFVGFPTENSVSFIDNSNHQDVGKNFNDLKNKNLLNENIFCFEDDPNETYIPTSEIRFMDSTESFQNFYAKPKTDELACVLNNNDQQQNSLSLKVLSNFETQNSVDKTEIVKNYLESCCTTSYHQSPEYNCQHSHYQFGCPTNNSKMETAMKTVSVSTDSNPSLKSTCLDTTEAKLVAKFKTRDYLIMQAVSVPPPIPSTANLPLEKYGKPSMDTVRMQKILETFKEDLYATKFPEMSNFIKLSGQVPIKQQQGKNETETRSLKKEDKNYFLITKLVNAHRAVYSPPNPPIAPVNNLHLLPQPQSPQQEPPLPQFQTVPCSSVYAQELLQNQKRRLSLKAVPACELNIPRQPIQCPESNCHKIIFVSDFNKHLVVDHNHLPMERIIPYQCKNFFLDARLAHCGTSKCHLLYLMQNKITDLGSSEYKDFLPVLVMTTRISLNEMCGLKDRPSTMEFFLVWITGIAPEEFPVFVSLTIWCRSGRVPSYHTVYSGEMYSIRESQRALDVWQSGRMILLSSHEIDKLTNGGQEMLNLQLSVH, from the exons ATGGATTGTTCaacttgtaaaataaataaaatttcacctGAAATAAATCCATTTGGTGGCTACTTCTGCAGCAATGAACATCTGCAGTGCAATGAATGTAATACCTTATCGAAAGGACATTGTGGTCTTTGCAATGCCAGTACAAAGTTTGTACAAATGAATTTTAAGTCCTCAGATGAAGCACAACATAATACATCACAGTTAA attccaGAGAAACCATTAAAAAGAATGTCATGGCAAACGACTCGAAACAGATGAATGAAATGGAAACATTATTTGTAGGTTTTCCAACAGAAAATTCAGTTTCTTTTATTGACAACTCGAATCATCAAGATGTCGGAAAGAactttaatgatttaaaaaataaaaatttattaaatgaaaatatattttgttttgaagac GATCCTAATGAAACTTATATACCAACATCTGAAATTCGTTTTATGGATTCCActgaaagttttcaaaatttctatgcCAAACCAAAAACCGACGAACTGGCTTGTGTATTAAACAACAATGACCAACAACAGAATTCTCTATCATTGaaagttttaagtaattttgaaaCTCAGAACTCTGTTGATAAAACAGAAATTGTTAAGAATTATTTAGAAAGTTGTTGTACAACATCATACCACCAGTCACCAGAGTACAACTGTCAACATTCCCATTATCAGTTTGGTTGTCCaacaaacaattcaaaaatGGAAACAGCAATGAAAACCGTAAGTGTATCAACCGATTCAAATCCAAGCCTAAAATCAACATGTTTAGACACAACAGAAGCTAAATTGGTCGCTAAATTTAAAACACGAGATTATTTAATTATGCAAGCAGTGAGTGTTCCTCCTCCCATTCCGAGTACAGCCAATTTGCCATTAGAAAAATATGGTAAACCAAGTATGGATACAGTACGAATGCAAAAAATTCTGGAAACTTTTAAGGAGGATCTATATGCAACAAAATTTCCcgaaatgtcaaattttattaaactttcagGACAAGTTCCAATAAAGCAACAACAAGGGAAGAATGAAACTGAAACACGAAGTTTAAAAAAGgaagataaaaattattttttaattacaaaattagtTAATGCACATAGGGCTGTTTATAGTCCTCCAAATCCACCAATAGCTCCAGTTAATAATTTACACTTGCTACCGCAACCGCAATCACCTCAACAAGAACCGCCTTTGCCACAGTTTCAAACAGTGCCCTGTTCCTCCGTTTATGCGCAAGAACTTCTCCAAAATCAAAAAAGGCGTTTAAGTCTTAAAGCAGTTCCAGCTTGTGAACTTAATATACCACGACAACCGATACAGTGTCCTGAATcaaattgtcataaaattatatttgtatcgGATTTCAATAAACATTTGGTCGTTGATCACAACCATCTGCCCATGGAACGCATAATTCCCTATCAgtgcaaaaatttctttttagatGCACGTTTAGCCCACTGTGGTACTAGTAAATgccatttattgtatttaatgcaaaataaaattaccGATTTGGGAAGCAGTGAATATAAGGACTTTCTTCCCGTACTGGTCATGACCACACGAATTTCCCTTAATGAAATGTGTGGTTTAAAAGATCGACCATCCACCATGGAATTTTTTCTCGTATGGATTACGGGAATTGCTCCTGAAGAATTTCCCGTATTTGTATCATTAACTATTTGGTGTAGATCAGGCAGGGTGCCCTCATACCATACTGTGTATTCCGGAGAAATGTATTCTATTCGGGAATCTCAACGGGCCTTAGATGTTTGGCAAAGTGGCCGTATGATTTTATTATCCAGCCATGAAATTGATAAATTAACTAATGGTGGCCaggaaatgttaaatttacaaCTGAGTGTTCACTGA
- the LOC111687858 gene encoding cell wall transcription factor ACE2 has translation MKSSLVTLAILVAVVSADVSHLTNHYLPPNYQQYHHHHHPEGLQISIHHNNRPSNERVETTIEKHEVIELPTQIEIIKEGQPIYGVHSKSMDLKMSSKNDKHVPEVRSHYLSPAQEIENLQAPQVPYEMPMRTYLPPVVKEITTTDVPPTTTTLPPTTTNSPSLEEETTTEQQYTTEQNINYYSMTTTEMPTQEQESFETSTSPPESVTVPENRYLPPMQIMPQNQYLPPLGMMLPPPEPMPQLTYQEYQEQLMQEQHKEQMYRQQEMQEMMDAISEMEQQQMIALDPHQQPIAPVEPAHVLREDGYHYKTSDDNLRRYRYRH, from the exons atg aaatccTCTCTAGTAACATTAGCCATTCTGGTGGCTGTTGTATCAGCAGATGTGTCCCATTTGACCAATCACTATTTGCCGCCAAATTATCAACAATATCATCATCACCACCATCCTGAAGGTCTACAAATTTCAATACATCATAATAATAGACCTTCTAATGAACGTGTTGAAACAACAATAGAAAAACATGAAGTGATTGAATTACCAACACAAATTGAAATCATCAAAGAGGGACAACCCATCTATGGTGTACATTCAAAATCCATGGATCTAAAAATGTCTTCTAAAAACGACAAACATGTACCCGAAGTAAGATCCCATTATTTGTCACCAGCACAAGAAATTGAAAACCTACAGGCACCTCAAGTTCCTTACGAAATGCCCATGCGAACATATTTGCCACCTGTTGTGAAAGAAATAACTACTACAGATGtgccaccaacaacaacaactttgcCACCCACCACTACCAACAGCCCTTCATTGGAAGAAGAAACAACTACTGAACAGCAATACACAAccgaacaaaatataaattattattccaTGACTACCACTGAAATGCCAACCCAAGAACAAGAATCTTTCGAAACATCCACTTCTCCACCCGAATCCGTAACAGTGCCTGAAAATCGCTATCTACCACCCATGCAAATTATGCCACAAAATCAATATCTTCCTCCTTTAGGCATGATGTTACCACCTCCGGAACCCATGCCCCAGCTTACATATCAGGAGTATCAGGAACAATTAATGCAAGAACAGCACAAAGAACAGATGTATCGCCAACAAGAAATGCAAGAAATGATGGATGCAATTTCCGAAATGGAGCAACAGCAAATGATTGCTTTAGACCCACACCAGCAGCCAATTGCTCCGGTAGAGCCTGCACATGTTCTACGCGAAGATGGTTATCATTATAAAACATCTGATGATAATTTGAGACGTTATCGGTATCgccattag